A region from the Drosophila mauritiana strain mau12 chromosome 2L, ASM438214v1, whole genome shotgun sequence genome encodes:
- the LOC117150521 gene encoding uncharacterized protein LOC117150521, translated as MVVGGASETGGVKPMVIAGRMVRERERLIGMSPEERAWRKQWLKDQELHHGPRKVPALELELNNPIKRFYRAPLDKVCNVLEPVLGFQRAFTVRYWTGKALLALTGIYAGAYYFKYNQNDWTRKGGWRVIHSRKQCVPGDEGYPKVSDRSAPSDYAARGFNESPLKA; from the exons ATGGTAGTTGGTGGTGCCTCGGAAACGGGCGGCGTGAAGCCGATGGTCATTGCGGGCCGCATGGTGCGGGAGCGCGAGCGCCTGATCGGCATGTCGCCGGAGGAGCGCGCCTGGCGCAAACAGTGGCTGAAGGACCAGGAGCTGCACCACGGACCCCGCAAGGTGCCCGccctggagctggagctgaaCAACCCCATCAAGCGCTTCTACCGCGCTCCCCTCGACAAGGTGTGCAATGTTTTGGAACCCGTCCTG GGCTTCCAGCGCGCGTTCACCGTGCGCTACTGGACCGGAAAGGCTCTGCTCGCCCTCACCGGAATCTACGCCGGCGCCTACTACTTCAAGTACAACCAGAAT GACTGGACCCGGAAGGGCGGCTGGCGTGTGATCCACTCGCGCAAGCAGTGCGTGCCCGGAGATGAGGGCTATCCCAAGGTCTCCGATCGATCGGCGCCTTCCGATTACGCGGCTCGCGGATTCAACGAGTCGCCGCTGAAAGCTTGA